A single Thermosynechococcus vestitus BP-1 DNA region contains:
- a CDS encoding Mini-ribonuclease 3: MLDFGELLPLQPPTIPAHQLPPAALAYFGDAVYELFIRLLFLTPPQRINAYHRQVVAHVRAESQARYMDFLWEYCTETERSIFRQGRNAAADGPKRVAAKIYRQATGFEALLGYLYLTNPQRLQEIFQLLAGHIRSEVENKTHAAESPSEM, translated from the coding sequence ATGCTTGACTTTGGTGAACTGTTACCCCTGCAACCACCCACAATTCCTGCCCACCAGCTCCCCCCAGCGGCTTTGGCCTACTTCGGCGACGCGGTTTATGAACTCTTTATTCGCCTACTTTTTCTGACTCCCCCCCAACGCATTAACGCCTACCACCGCCAAGTGGTGGCTCACGTGCGTGCCGAAAGCCAAGCCCGTTACATGGACTTTCTTTGGGAATATTGCACAGAAACTGAACGCTCCATTTTCCGCCAAGGTCGTAATGCCGCTGCCGATGGCCCCAAGCGAGTCGCCGCAAAAATTTACCGTCAAGCCACTGGCTTTGAAGCCCTACTGGGGTACCTTTACCTCACCAATCCCCAACGCCTACAGGAAATTTTTCAACTCCTTGCCGGGCACATCCGCAGTGAAGTCGAAAACAAGACACACGCAGCAGAATCGCCCAGTGAAATGTAA
- a CDS encoding ATP synthase subunit I, producing the protein MEEFYQLCRELFTTTLVLMAIAFGAVWLIYGLNTALNYLLGASAGLIYLRLLARSVERLGSDQKKLGKAQLLVVVVVIIVAVRWQELQIIPVFLGFLTYKAALLVHLLRGILPSP; encoded by the coding sequence ATGGAGGAGTTTTACCAACTCTGTCGTGAACTATTTACGACAACCCTCGTCCTCATGGCGATCGCCTTTGGAGCGGTGTGGCTAATTTATGGCCTTAACACAGCGTTGAATTACCTTTTGGGGGCAAGTGCCGGCCTAATCTATTTGCGGCTCTTAGCCCGTAGCGTGGAGCGCCTAGGAAGCGACCAGAAAAAGCTGGGAAAAGCGCAGCTCCTTGTCGTCGTGGTTGTGATTATTGTGGCAGTCCGCTGGCAAGAGCTACAGATTATTCCAGTCTTCTTGGGGTTCTTAACCTACAAAGCTGCCCTTCTGGTTCATTTGTTGCGGGGGATTTTGCCCTCTCCTTAA
- the atpB gene encoding F0F1 ATP synthase subunit A → MMPLIDLWTALPLAKLEVGHHFYWYIGNLRVHGQVFITTWFVMALLIAVAFVASRNIQRVPSGIQNLMEYALEFIRDLTKSQMGEHEYRAWVPFVGTLFLFIFVCNWSGALVPWKLIELPEGELAAPTNDINTTVALALLVSLAYFYAGLRKRGLKYFTKYIEPTPVLLPIAILEDFTKPLSLSFRLFGNILADELVVSVLVLLVPLFVPLPVMVLGLFTSAIQALVFATLAATYIGEAMEGHGGDHEAAHS, encoded by the coding sequence ATGATGCCTTTGATAGACCTTTGGACAGCTCTTCCCCTTGCCAAGCTGGAGGTGGGACATCACTTCTACTGGTACATTGGCAATTTAAGAGTTCACGGCCAAGTCTTCATTACCACTTGGTTTGTGATGGCTCTTCTCATCGCGGTGGCCTTTGTGGCCTCGCGGAACATTCAGCGGGTACCCAGTGGTATCCAAAACCTGATGGAATACGCACTGGAATTTATCCGTGACTTGACCAAGAGCCAAATGGGTGAGCACGAGTACCGAGCTTGGGTTCCCTTCGTGGGGACATTGTTCCTGTTCATTTTTGTTTGTAACTGGTCAGGGGCACTGGTACCGTGGAAACTCATTGAACTGCCAGAAGGGGAGCTAGCAGCACCCACCAATGACATCAATACCACCGTGGCCTTGGCGTTGCTGGTCTCCTTGGCCTATTTCTATGCCGGGCTCCGCAAGCGGGGGCTGAAGTATTTCACCAAGTACATTGAGCCAACGCCCGTCTTACTTCCCATCGCCATTTTGGAAGACTTCACAAAACCTCTTTCCCTAAGCTTCCGTCTTTTTGGCAACATCTTAGCGGACGAACTGGTGGTGAGTGTCTTGGTGTTGCTGGTACCGTTGTTTGTACCCTTGCCTGTGATGGTTTTGGGTCTGTTTACCAGTGCCATTCAGGCTCTTGTGTTTGCGACCCTCGCAGCTACCTACATTGGGGAGGCGATGGAGGGTCATGGGGGTGATCACGAAGCGGCCCATTCCTAA
- the atpE gene encoding ATP synthase F0 subunit C has protein sequence MNPLIASASVLAAALAIGLASLGPGLAQGNASGQALEGIARQPEAEGKIRGTLLLSLAFMESLTIYGLVIALVLLFANPFAS, from the coding sequence ATGAATCCCTTAATTGCTTCTGCTTCCGTTTTGGCTGCTGCTTTGGCAATTGGTTTGGCATCACTGGGTCCTGGGCTTGCCCAAGGGAATGCCTCGGGTCAGGCTCTAGAAGGCATTGCACGCCAACCAGAAGCAGAAGGTAAAATTCGCGGTACCTTGCTGCTGAGTTTAGCCTTCATGGAGTCCCTGACCATCTACGGTCTGGTCATTGCGCTGGTGCTTCTGTTTGCCAACCCCTTTGCATCCTAA
- a CDS encoding F0F1 ATP synthase subunit B', translating to MFDFDATLPLMAVQFLILTVILNALLYKPLGQALDNRDEYIRTNLQQAKERLQQATELAQQYEQELASTRRQAQALIEEARVEAQKIATAEIAEAQQAVQAELLKIQAEIDQQKQATLQALEGQVASLSEQLLAKLMA from the coding sequence ATGTTTGATTTTGATGCCACCCTACCCCTGATGGCTGTGCAATTCTTAATCTTGACCGTTATTTTGAATGCGCTGCTGTACAAGCCCTTGGGTCAGGCGCTGGACAATCGGGATGAGTATATCCGAACCAACTTGCAGCAGGCCAAGGAGCGGTTGCAGCAGGCCACTGAACTGGCTCAGCAATATGAGCAGGAACTGGCCAGTACCCGTCGCCAAGCCCAAGCCCTGATTGAAGAGGCCAGAGTGGAGGCACAGAAAATTGCCACCGCCGAAATTGCCGAAGCACAGCAGGCTGTACAAGCAGAGTTACTCAAGATTCAAGCAGAGATTGATCAGCAAAAGCAGGCGACGCTGCAGGCGCTGGAGGGCCAAGTTGCCAGCTTGAGTGAGCAGTTATTAGCGAAGTTAATGGCCTAG
- a CDS encoding F0F1 ATP synthase subunit B, whose product MSVMDALFLLATEEVGHFGINTNLLETNVINLAILIGVLVYFGRGVLGKTLGDRQKQIATAIAEAEERQKVAAARLAEAQQKLTQAKQEAQRIREDALTRAKAVKEEIIAQAKREIERLQETASQDTSAATERAIAEIRERIAAMALAEAENQLKARLSQNPDLQRTLIDRSIALLGGK is encoded by the coding sequence GTGTCGGTCATGGACGCACTATTTTTATTGGCAACGGAAGAGGTGGGGCATTTTGGCATTAACACCAATTTGCTCGAAACTAATGTGATCAACCTTGCCATCCTTATTGGGGTATTGGTGTATTTTGGCCGCGGCGTACTTGGCAAAACCTTGGGCGATCGCCAGAAACAAATTGCCACAGCCATTGCTGAGGCAGAAGAACGCCAGAAAGTGGCGGCAGCCCGTCTCGCCGAAGCGCAGCAAAAACTGACTCAGGCTAAACAGGAGGCACAACGCATTCGCGAGGATGCTCTTACCCGTGCAAAGGCAGTCAAGGAAGAAATCATTGCCCAAGCCAAGCGGGAAATTGAGCGCTTGCAGGAAACGGCTTCCCAAGATACTAGTGCCGCCACTGAGCGGGCGATCGCCGAAATTCGTGAGCGAATTGCCGCTATGGCACTGGCAGAGGCAGAAAACCAACTGAAAGCGCGTTTGAGTCAAAATCCAGACCTTCAGCGCACTCTTATTGATCGCAGTATTGCCCTACTAGGAGGCAAATGA